From a region of the Aulosira sp. FACHB-615 genome:
- a CDS encoding magnesium chelatase subunit H, with amino-acid sequence MFTHVKSTIRHIAPDNLGGRNFIKVVYVVLESQYQSALSQAVRTINANNPDLAIEISGYLIEELRDPENYEEFQRDIQSANIFIASLIFIEDLAQKVVAAVEPHRDNLDVAVVFPSMPEVMRLNKMGSFSLAQLGQSKSAIAQFMKKRKEKSGAGFQDGMLKLLRTLPQVLKFLPIDKAQDARNFMLSFQYWLGGSPENLENFLLMLADKYVLKDVEKQKAASLEYQAPVVYPDMGIWHPLATTMYEDVREYLNWYSARRDIPQDLKDPLAPCVGLVLQRTHLVTGDDAHYVAMVQELEALGARVVPVFAGGLDFSKPVDAYFYEPTTKTPLVDAVISLTGFALVGGPARQDHPKAIDSLKRLNRPYMVALPLVFQTTEEWLDSDLGLHPIQVALQIAIPELDGAIEPIILSGRDGATGKAIALQDRIAAVAQRALKWANLRRKPKLNKKVAITVFSFPPDKGNVGTAAYLDVFGSIYEVMHALKNNGYDVQDLPENAKELMEQVIHDAQAQYASPELNIAYKMSVPEYEELTPYSQRLEENWGPPPGNLNSDGQNLLIYGKQFGNVFIGVQPTFGYEGDPMRLLFSRSASPHHGFAAYYTYLERVWGADAVLHFGTHGSLEFMPGKQMGMSGECYPDNLIGTIPNLYYYAANNPSEATIAKRRSYAETISYLTPPAENAGLYKGLKELSELIASYQTLKDSGRGIPIVNTIMDKCRIVNLDKDINLPETDAKDMTPEERDNIVGSVYRKLMEIESRLLPCGLHVIGKPPSAEEAIATLVNIASLDRQEEEILSLPRIIASSIGRDIDEIYQNSDRGVLEDVQLLQDITLATRAAVRALVQEQTDAEGRVSLVSKLNFFNMGKKEPWVEALHKAGYPKVDASALKPLFEYLEFCLQQVCADNELGALLKGLEGEYILPGPGGDPIRNPDVLPTGKNIHALDPQSIPTAAAVQSAKIVVDRLLARNKAENNGNWPETIACVLWGTDNIKTYGESLAQIMWMVGVRPVPDALGRVNKLELIPLEELGRPRIDVVINCSGVFRDLFINQMNLLDQGVKMAAEADEPLEMNFVRKHAMQQAEELGINLRQAATRVFSNASGSYSSNINLAVENSTWDSEAELQEMYLTRKSFAFSADNPGMMEQSRKIFESTLKTAEATFQNLDSSEISLTDVSHYFDSDPTKVVSSLRGDGKTPASYIADTTTANAQVRTLSETVRLDARTKLLNPKWYEGMLSHGYEGVRELSKRLVNTMGWSATAGAVDNWIYEDTNETFIKDEEMQKRLMNLNPHSFRKMVSTLLEVNGRGYWETSEENLDRLRELYQEVEDRIEGIE; translated from the coding sequence ATGTTCACCCACGTCAAGTCCACCATTAGACACATTGCGCCTGATAACCTGGGCGGACGTAACTTCATTAAGGTGGTCTATGTCGTGCTTGAGTCCCAGTACCAGAGTGCATTGTCGCAAGCGGTTCGTACAATTAACGCCAACAATCCTGACCTTGCGATTGAAATCAGTGGGTACTTGATTGAGGAACTCAGAGATCCTGAAAATTACGAAGAGTTCCAGCGCGATATACAAAGTGCCAATATTTTTATTGCCTCTCTGATTTTTATCGAAGACTTAGCACAGAAAGTAGTAGCAGCAGTAGAACCACACCGCGATAATCTAGACGTTGCTGTTGTGTTTCCCTCGATGCCAGAGGTAATGCGCCTAAATAAAATGGGCAGTTTTTCCTTGGCACAGTTGGGTCAATCGAAGAGTGCGATCGCACAATTCATGAAGAAACGCAAAGAAAAATCCGGTGCAGGATTCCAAGATGGAATGCTGAAACTATTGCGGACACTGCCCCAAGTCCTGAAGTTCTTACCGATAGATAAAGCACAGGACGCACGCAATTTTATGCTGAGTTTCCAGTATTGGCTGGGTGGTTCTCCAGAAAACCTGGAAAACTTCTTGCTGATGCTGGCTGATAAATATGTATTAAAAGATGTCGAAAAACAAAAAGCTGCATCTTTAGAATATCAAGCACCAGTAGTTTATCCCGACATGGGAATTTGGCATCCTTTAGCCACAACCATGTATGAGGATGTTCGAGAATATCTCAACTGGTACAGCGCCCGCCGGGATATCCCCCAAGATTTAAAAGATCCTTTAGCACCCTGTGTCGGGTTAGTATTACAACGCACTCACCTAGTCACAGGCGATGATGCCCATTACGTGGCGATGGTTCAGGAGTTAGAAGCATTAGGCGCAAGGGTAGTACCTGTGTTTGCTGGTGGTTTGGATTTCTCCAAACCTGTGGATGCTTACTTCTACGAACCCACAACTAAAACCCCGTTAGTTGATGCGGTAATATCTTTAACAGGTTTTGCGTTGGTAGGCGGCCCCGCTAGACAAGACCACCCCAAAGCAATTGACTCACTCAAACGCCTGAATCGCCCTTACATGGTGGCTTTGCCTTTAGTATTCCAAACTACGGAAGAGTGGTTAGATAGCGATTTAGGCTTACATCCGATTCAAGTAGCATTGCAAATTGCGATTCCTGAATTAGATGGAGCAATTGAACCGATTATATTATCGGGTAGAGATGGGGCAACAGGAAAGGCGATCGCACTCCAAGACCGTATCGCCGCAGTCGCACAACGGGCTTTGAAATGGGCTAACCTGCGTCGCAAACCCAAACTCAACAAAAAAGTTGCCATCACCGTTTTCAGTTTCCCCCCCGACAAAGGCAACGTCGGTACAGCCGCATACCTCGATGTATTCGGCTCAATTTACGAGGTGATGCACGCACTCAAAAACAACGGCTACGACGTGCAGGACTTACCAGAAAACGCGAAAGAGTTGATGGAACAAGTCATCCACGACGCACAAGCACAGTACGCCAGCCCCGAACTCAACATTGCTTACAAAATGTCAGTCCCCGAATACGAAGAACTGACACCTTATTCCCAACGCCTAGAAGAAAACTGGGGGCCACCACCAGGAAACCTCAACAGTGACGGACAAAACTTGTTAATTTACGGTAAGCAATTCGGTAACGTCTTCATTGGTGTTCAACCTACCTTCGGTTATGAAGGCGACCCGATGCGGTTATTGTTCTCCCGTTCCGCCAGCCCTCACCACGGCTTTGCGGCTTACTACACCTACCTGGAAAGAGTTTGGGGCGCGGATGCTGTACTGCACTTCGGTACTCACGGTTCTTTGGAATTTATGCCCGGTAAACAAATGGGGATGTCGGGCGAATGTTACCCCGACAACTTAATCGGTACAATTCCCAACCTCTACTACTACGCCGCCAACAACCCCAGCGAAGCGACAATTGCCAAACGCCGCAGTTACGCCGAAACAATTTCTTACCTCACACCACCCGCAGAAAACGCTGGTTTGTATAAAGGTTTGAAGGAACTCAGCGAGTTAATTGCTTCCTACCAAACCTTAAAAGATAGCGGTCGCGGTATCCCCATCGTCAACACGATCATGGATAAATGCCGGATCGTCAACCTAGATAAAGATATTAACTTGCCCGAAACCGATGCCAAAGACATGACCCCCGAAGAAAGGGATAATATTGTCGGCAGCGTCTACCGCAAGTTAATGGAAATCGAATCTCGTTTGTTACCTTGTGGTTTGCACGTCATTGGTAAACCCCCAAGTGCCGAGGAAGCGATCGCCACTCTGGTAAATATTGCCAGCTTAGACCGTCAGGAAGAAGAAATCCTCAGCCTACCCCGGATTATTGCCAGCAGTATTGGGCGCGATATTGACGAAATTTACCAAAATAGCGACAGAGGCGTATTAGAAGATGTCCAATTACTGCAAGACATCACCCTAGCAACTCGCGCCGCCGTCCGCGCTTTAGTACAAGAACAAACCGACGCAGAAGGCAGAGTTTCTTTAGTTTCCAAGTTGAACTTTTTCAACATGGGCAAAAAAGAACCTTGGGTAGAAGCATTACACAAAGCTGGTTATCCCAAAGTTGATGCTTCCGCCTTAAAACCCCTGTTCGAGTATTTAGAATTCTGCTTACAACAAGTTTGTGCAGACAACGAACTCGGCGCATTACTCAAAGGCTTAGAAGGCGAATACATTCTTCCCGGCCCTGGTGGCGACCCCATCCGCAACCCTGATGTATTACCCACAGGTAAGAACATCCACGCCCTTGATCCCCAATCAATTCCCACGGCTGCGGCTGTCCAATCAGCTAAAATCGTTGTTGATAGACTTTTGGCAAGAAATAAAGCCGAAAACAACGGTAACTGGCCAGAAACCATTGCCTGTGTTCTTTGGGGAACCGATAACATCAAAACTTACGGTGAATCTCTAGCGCAAATCATGTGGATGGTGGGTGTACGTCCGGTTCCCGATGCTTTGGGACGGGTGAACAAGTTGGAGTTAATTCCCCTAGAAGAATTGGGAAGACCCAGAATTGATGTTGTAATTAACTGTTCTGGAGTATTCCGCGACTTGTTCATCAACCAGATGAACCTGCTAGATCAAGGGGTGAAAATGGCTGCGGAAGCAGATGAACCCTTAGAAATGAACTTCGTCCGCAAACACGCTATGCAGCAAGCTGAGGAATTGGGAATTAACCTCAGACAAGCAGCCACCCGCGTTTTCTCTAACGCTTCCGGTTCTTACTCGTCAAATATCAACTTGGCAGTAGAAAACAGCACCTGGGATAGCGAAGCCGAGTTACAAGAAATGTACCTCACCCGTAAATCCTTCGCCTTCAGTGCCGACAACCCCGGTATGATGGAACAATCTCGGAAGATTTTTGAAAGCACCCTCAAAACTGCTGAGGCGACATTCCAAAACCTGGATTCCTCCGAGATTAGTTTAACGGACGTTTCCCATTACTTCGACTCTGACCCTACCAAGGTTGTCTCAAGTCTGCGTGGTGATGGCAAAACACCAGCATCTTACATTGCAGACACCACCACAGCCAACGCCCAAGTCCGCACATTATCCGAAACCGTGCGCTTAGATGCCCGTACCAAATTATTAAATCCCAAGTGGTATGAAGGTATGCTATCTCACGGTTACGAAGGTGTCCGCGAACTCTCCAAGCGGTTGGTTAATACAATGGGTTGGAGTGCAACCGCCGGCGCAGTGGACAACTGGATTTATGAGGACACCAACGAAACCTTCATCAAAGATGAAGAAATGCAGAAACGGTTGATGAACCTCAACCCCCATTCTTTCCGCAAGATGGTATCCACCTTGTTAGAAGTAAATGGTCGCGGTTATTGGGAAACTAGCGAGGAGAATTTAGACCGCCTCCGCGAGTTGTACCAAGAAGTCGAAGACCGAATTGAGGGTATAGAATAG
- a CDS encoding type II toxin-antitoxin system RelE/ParE family toxin — MIQTFKSKALENLFRENSNKGVPANLEKKIRIRLEVIDAALIVEDIRLPGYDLHELKGDRKGTWAVKVSKNWRITFSFEDGDAYDVNLEDYH; from the coding sequence ATGATTCAAACGTTTAAAAGTAAAGCTTTAGAAAATCTATTCAGAGAAAATTCTAATAAAGGAGTTCCAGCAAACTTAGAAAAGAAAATTAGAATTAGACTGGAAGTTATAGATGCAGCCTTAATCGTGGAAGATATTAGATTACCAGGTTATGACTTGCACGAATTAAAAGGAGATAGGAAAGGAACTTGGGCAGTTAAGGTATCGAAAAACTGGCGTATAACTTTTAGCTTTGAAGATGGTGATGCTTATGATGTAAATCTTGAAGATTATCACTAA
- a CDS encoding HigA family addiction module antitoxin: MNNWQDITQDRLVRPIHPGEVIADILDDLDIDSTKFAEILGVSNQIVNEIINGQRAITVDIAIRLGKALGNGPRLWLNLQQKVDIWDALQNHQEEYEQVIALV, from the coding sequence ATGAATAACTGGCAAGATATTACTCAAGATAGATTAGTAAGACCAATACATCCTGGTGAAGTAATTGCAGATATTCTAGATGATTTAGATATTGATAGCACGAAATTTGCAGAAATTTTAGGAGTATCTAATCAAATAGTTAATGAAATTATTAATGGTCAAAGAGCAATTACGGTAGATATAGCAATCCGTCTTGGTAAAGCTTTAGGAAACGGGCCAAGACTTTGGCTCAATCTTCAGCAAAAAGTTGATATTTGGGATGCTTTGCAAAACCATCAGGAAGAATATGAGCAAGTTATAGCTCTGGTTTAG
- a CDS encoding type II toxin-antitoxin system PemK/MazF family toxin → MLNYSKNDIILVQYPFSDLSTSKVRPAIVVSTQHISQDIFITPLTSKTEALLEGEFVLSEWKAAGLNVATAVKRGLYTVHRSLVVKVIGKLADADAEWLEQSLKGWLGL, encoded by the coding sequence ATGCTCAACTACTCTAAAAATGACATCATTTTAGTTCAGTATCCCTTTTCAGATTTGTCAACTTCAAAAGTTAGACCTGCTATTGTAGTCAGTACGCAACACATTTCTCAAGATATTTTTATTACGCCTTTGACAAGCAAAACTGAAGCATTATTAGAAGGCGAGTTTGTGTTGTCTGAATGGAAAGCCGCAGGACTAAATGTAGCAACAGCAGTTAAAAGAGGATTATATACAGTCCATAGAAGCTTGGTTGTAAAAGTAATCGGTAAGTTAGCTGATGCTGATGCTGAATGGTTAGAGCAATCCTTAAAAGGTTGGTTAGGACTGTAA
- a CDS encoding DUF433 domain-containing protein gives MQKPLKQIVVSDPKVMMGKPVIAGTRITVELILEKLAAGETPEQILESHPRLTREAIQAALAFAAEALRYDVIYPIVENVS, from the coding sequence ATGCAAAAACCGCTTAAACAAATAGTTGTATCCGACCCAAAAGTAATGATGGGTAAACCTGTAATTGCAGGTACGCGCATCACTGTTGAGTTAATTCTAGAAAAATTAGCTGCTGGTGAAACCCCAGAACAAATATTAGAATCACATCCGCGACTAACACGCGAAGCAATTCAAGCAGCTTTGGCATTTGCGGCTGAGGCTTTACGATATGATGTGATTTATCCGATTGTTGAGAACGTTTCTTGA
- a CDS encoding DUF5615 family PIN-like protein, with amino-acid sequence MKFLADENLDWPIVERLRQDGHLVWYVAEMEPGISDDVVLDLANQEEAILLTSDKDFGELVFRLRRIASGVILTRLAGLSTISKSEIIANAINQHHSELLGAFTVISPTAIRIRRLEN; translated from the coding sequence TTGAAGTTTCTAGCAGACGAGAATTTAGATTGGCCGATTGTTGAGCGTTTGCGTCAAGATGGCCATTTAGTGTGGTACGTTGCTGAAATGGAGCCAGGAATTTCAGATGATGTAGTGCTGGATTTGGCTAACCAAGAAGAAGCAATATTATTAACATCAGACAAAGATTTTGGTGAGTTAGTTTTCCGCTTACGTCGTATTGCATCAGGTGTTATCTTAACTCGATTAGCAGGGTTATCTACAATCAGCAAATCAGAGATTATTGCCAATGCTATTAATCAACACCACTCTGAATTACTGGGAGCTTTTACTGTTATTTCACCAACAGCAATTCGCATTCGTAGGCTGGAGAATTGA